The following proteins are encoded in a genomic region of Paenibacillus sp. FSL H3-0469:
- a CDS encoding DUF554 domain-containing protein, translated as MVLLGAIVNGIAIIAGTLLGKLLERIPESMKNTVMQAIGLALMLLGVQMGLKSGNFLIVILSLVIGAVAGEWINIEDKFTRAGDWLERRVGAGGRGSISLGFVTASLVFVVGAMAILGALDSGIKGNHEILYAKSIMDGFIAMILTSTLGIGVMFSAIPVVLYQGAIALLATQITRFVPDALLTDCIAEMTATGGVMIIGIGLNLLGITKIKVANLLPGILVAVLLVVLVHNFQVN; from the coding sequence ATGGTACTGCTCGGAGCAATCGTGAATGGAATAGCTATTATTGCCGGAACTCTGCTGGGCAAGCTGCTGGAGCGGATACCGGAGAGTATGAAGAACACCGTGATGCAAGCGATTGGGCTGGCGCTTATGCTGCTAGGGGTGCAGATGGGTCTGAAAAGCGGGAATTTCCTCATTGTCATTCTAAGTCTGGTGATCGGCGCTGTGGCCGGGGAGTGGATCAACATTGAAGACAAATTCACCCGTGCGGGCGATTGGCTGGAGCGCAGAGTGGGTGCGGGCGGACGGGGGAGTATTTCGCTGGGCTTTGTTACGGCAAGCCTGGTGTTTGTTGTGGGAGCGATGGCTATTCTAGGTGCGCTGGACAGCGGTATCAAAGGCAATCATGAGATCCTCTACGCCAAATCCATCATGGACGGATTCATTGCCATGATTCTGACTTCAACGCTGGGCATCGGCGTGATGTTCTCGGCCATTCCTGTTGTTCTGTATCAAGGGGCCATCGCTTTACTGGCTACGCAGATAACCCGGTTTGTGCCTGATGCGCTGCTGACCGACTGTATTGCAGAGATGACCGCTACAGGCGGAGTGATGATTATCGGAATCGGACTGAACCTGCTTGGGATCACCAAGATCAAGGTAGCCAACCTGCTGCCCGGGATCCTGGTGGCTGTGCTGCTGGTCGTGCTGGTACATAACTTTCAAGTGAATTGA
- a CDS encoding aldolase yields MAGTVQCLGYKAFGLQILSEFPLPELPRTDQPGRIGSLSVVEGLLSERWEAIPKITPNLGIAEHEVMFMVKGTAIFSIQNGSTITVSPAAGADPDSIRLFILGSCMGVVLMQKGILALHGSSLVLDNKAYALVGRSGAGKSTLASYLMDQGHLLVSDDVIPVLVHNGHPLAVPGYPQQKLWQQSLDYLGMNSSAYRPLFQRETKFAVPVHDRFQSEPLPLAGIFELSVVQDGPVAVEAISGLDRLHTLYNHTYQKALVDPMGVREWHFGLLASFVNRLPMYRLTRPEQGFSAPQQTEMIMETIMPKMKEMNL; encoded by the coding sequence ATGGCTGGCACAGTGCAATGCCTCGGTTATAAGGCTTTTGGCCTGCAAATCCTCAGTGAGTTCCCGTTGCCGGAGCTCCCCCGTACGGATCAACCCGGAAGGATAGGGAGCCTGTCGGTAGTGGAAGGCCTTCTGTCTGAACGATGGGAAGCGATACCGAAAATTACGCCGAACCTGGGCATCGCGGAGCATGAAGTGATGTTCATGGTGAAGGGCACTGCTATTTTTTCCATACAGAACGGCAGTACGATTACAGTCTCTCCAGCAGCAGGCGCCGATCCGGATAGTATCCGCTTGTTCATTCTGGGCAGCTGTATGGGTGTAGTATTGATGCAAAAAGGCATACTGGCCCTGCATGGCAGCTCGCTTGTGCTGGACAATAAAGCCTATGCGCTGGTGGGGCGTTCAGGTGCGGGTAAATCCACGCTTGCCTCCTATCTGATGGATCAGGGACATCTCCTGGTCAGTGACGACGTTATTCCCGTGTTGGTGCATAATGGACATCCATTAGCTGTTCCAGGTTATCCGCAGCAGAAGCTGTGGCAGCAGAGCCTGGACTATTTGGGAATGAATTCGTCTGCGTACCGTCCGCTGTTTCAGCGGGAGACCAAGTTCGCGGTACCGGTGCATGACCGGTTCCAGAGTGAGCCGCTGCCGCTGGCCGGCATATTTGAACTCTCTGTGGTGCAGGACGGGCCGGTGGCCGTAGAGGCGATAAGCGGCTTGGACCGGCTTCATACTTTATACAATCATACTTATCAAAAAGCGCTGGTCGACCCGATGGGGGTCAGAGAATGGCACTTCGGGCTGCTGGCCTCGTTCGTAAACCGGCTGCCGATGTACCGGCTGACCCGCCCCGAGCAGGGCTTCAGTGCACCGCAGCAGACGGAAATGATTATGGAGACGATTATGCCTAAGATGAAGGAGATGAACCTATGA
- a CDS encoding GNAT family N-acetyltransferase, whose amino-acid sequence MDDNTMITETSINEAGISEAEFNEIFAIMEASFPVSELRTRSGQQALLDQPNYHLYTSKDAEGEILAFLAAWELPELRFIEHIAVNPGCRSGGIGRKLMSSYLMRSDKPVLLEVEPPDGELEQRRIGFYERLGFYLNPYDYMQPPLRAGQADLPLRIMTYPEPVTVKAFRRFRDILYTEVYGVKI is encoded by the coding sequence ATGGACGATAATACAATGATCACTGAGACATCTATTAATGAAGCAGGCATTAGTGAAGCAGAATTCAATGAAATATTCGCTATCATGGAAGCCTCTTTTCCGGTAAGTGAGCTTAGAACCCGCAGCGGGCAGCAGGCTTTGCTGGATCAGCCGAATTATCATCTGTATACCAGCAAGGATGCGGAGGGGGAGATACTGGCTTTTTTGGCGGCATGGGAGTTACCCGAGCTGCGGTTCATCGAGCATATTGCCGTGAATCCCGGGTGCCGGAGCGGAGGGATCGGCCGTAAGCTGATGAGCAGCTACCTTATGCGTTCGGACAAGCCGGTGCTGCTTGAGGTAGAGCCGCCGGACGGTGAGCTGGAACAGAGAAGAATCGGATTCTACGAGCGGCTGGGCTTTTACCTGAATCCCTATGACTATATGCAGCCGCCGCTGCGTGCGGGACAAGCTGATCTTCCGCTGCGGATTATGACCTACCCGGAGCCGGTGACGGTGAAGGCGTTCCGCCGATTCAGAGATATTTTGTATACAGAGGTGTATGGGGTGAAGATTTGA
- a CDS encoding DUF4023 family protein, translated as MDTHEFVEKFQENQRKALKNRNRGKGTPGARLANKQHSSNK; from the coding sequence ATGGACACTCATGAATTCGTGGAGAAGTTCCAGGAGAATCAGCGTAAAGCGCTAAAGAACAGAAATCGCGGCAAAGGAACCCCAGGCGCAAGACTGGCCAACAAGCAGCATAGCTCTAACAAATAA
- a CDS encoding HEAT repeat domain-containing protein — MNNEEVIQELPENYDELKKAAGRSADWRARLEAVEELGRYNHKQIIDILNRLMISDPVYTVQEAAYHKLVAFGEEVKVPSKNKAELFKGVSKIILRIKKSLPKDHSYEEFKEKLKKMRVDVYDAYEGEKGADFDQWLEKMWASAAK; from the coding sequence TTGAATAATGAAGAAGTAATCCAAGAGCTGCCAGAGAACTATGACGAACTGAAGAAAGCCGCCGGCCGTTCCGCAGACTGGAGAGCGCGTCTTGAAGCGGTAGAAGAGCTGGGCCGCTACAACCACAAACAAATTATCGATATCCTTAATCGGCTGATGATCAGCGATCCTGTATATACCGTGCAAGAAGCCGCATATCACAAGCTGGTGGCTTTTGGCGAAGAGGTCAAGGTTCCATCGAAGAACAAAGCTGAACTGTTCAAAGGAGTGTCCAAGATCATCCTGCGGATTAAAAAGAGTCTGCCCAAGGACCATTCTTACGAAGAGTTCAAAGAGAAGCTGAAGAAGATGCGGGTTGATGTCTACGATGCCTATGAAGGCGAGAAGGGCGCGGATTTCGATCAGTGGCTGGAGAAGATGTGGGCTTCGGCTGCCAAGTAA
- a CDS encoding nucleotidyltransferase family protein — protein MTDRMILNQASLTKEVRLILALLNSGNPDETARKHPQLFTEVNWDLFVELNRQHRVYPYLYSRLSKMEEKVVPSDVLEQLKWQYRRNTVQMLQLSGEMSNIASQLAELNIRCLFLKGPVLGQELYGDLSQRTSRDLDFLVPIEQLEDAETLLIRLGYEKEDKFESLLGDWKWREHHSTFVHPLSNINLELHWRLGPGPAKEPAFDELWRHSRTSSTFGQNVRYLGPEDLFMFLAVHGARHAWSRLRWLQDIKMLLMGQQPPDSANLVRLLQRYDHNAIGGQTLILARELLETPVDSRLAPLMDSPKARRLAHDILFYLPRIVNLNTPPLEPEVEQHFKRYLPSILSTRSRMLRSASFLYPYAADAKTLPLPKLLHFLYFPLRPLLWSWRKMTGAEKEM, from the coding sequence ATGACTGACCGGATGATTCTTAATCAGGCAAGCTTAACCAAGGAAGTACGCCTTATTCTTGCACTTCTGAATTCCGGAAATCCAGATGAGACGGCGCGGAAGCATCCGCAGTTGTTCACAGAGGTGAACTGGGACTTATTCGTGGAGCTGAACCGTCAGCACAGGGTGTATCCCTATCTCTATTCCAGGCTGAGTAAGATGGAGGAGAAGGTGGTCCCTTCTGACGTTCTGGAGCAGCTGAAATGGCAGTACCGCAGGAATACAGTGCAGATGCTCCAGCTTAGCGGTGAAATGAGCAATATCGCAAGTCAGCTGGCTGAGCTGAATATCCGCTGTCTGTTCCTCAAAGGTCCGGTGCTTGGGCAGGAACTGTACGGCGACCTGTCGCAGCGCACCTCCCGGGATCTCGACTTCCTGGTGCCGATTGAACAGCTGGAGGATGCTGAAACCCTGCTGATCCGGCTGGGCTATGAGAAGGAAGACAAGTTCGAGAGCCTGCTTGGCGACTGGAAATGGCGGGAGCATCATTCGACGTTCGTGCATCCGCTCAGCAATATTAATCTGGAGCTGCACTGGCGGTTAGGACCGGGTCCCGCCAAAGAGCCTGCGTTCGACGAGCTCTGGCGACATTCGCGGACCAGCAGCACCTTCGGCCAGAATGTCCGCTATCTGGGGCCGGAGGATCTATTCATGTTCCTGGCTGTACACGGTGCCAGACATGCCTGGTCCCGGCTAAGATGGCTGCAGGACATCAAGATGCTGCTAATGGGCCAGCAGCCGCCCGACTCCGCCAACCTGGTCCGCTTACTACAGCGCTATGATCACAATGCCATAGGAGGACAGACGCTGATTCTGGCCAGAGAGCTGCTGGAGACACCCGTCGATTCCAGACTCGCCCCTCTGATGGACAGCCCCAAGGCCCGCAGGCTGGCGCATGATATTCTGTTCTATCTCCCGCGGATTGTGAATTTGAATACCCCTCCGCTGGAGCCGGAGGTGGAGCAACACTTCAAGCGGTATTTGCCAAGCATTCTATCCACCCGAAGCCGGATGCTCCGCTCCGCCAGCTTCCTGTACCCTTATGCTGCGGATGCCAAGACGCTGCCGCTGCCGAAGCTGCTGCATTTCTTGTATTTCCCGCTGCGGCCTTTGCTGTGGAGCTGGCGGAAGATGACGGGGGCGGAGAAGGAGATGTAG
- a CDS encoding lasso peptide biosynthesis PqqD family chaperone — MNMNTTEVLSLESVLVQREGNIASDMDGEKVMLNVKNGKYYNLGEVGGEIWEALASPVSIRQIAGKMQEIFEVPAELAQQDAIDFVQNLLNEDLVSIVSGP, encoded by the coding sequence ATGAATATGAATACTACAGAAGTGCTGTCGCTGGAGTCGGTACTGGTTCAACGGGAAGGCAATATCGCAAGTGACATGGACGGCGAGAAGGTCATGCTGAATGTGAAGAACGGCAAATACTACAACCTCGGCGAAGTCGGCGGTGAGATCTGGGAAGCATTGGCTTCACCGGTATCGATTCGGCAGATTGCCGGGAAGATGCAGGAGATCTTTGAGGTACCGGCAGAGCTGGCGCAGCAGGATGCCATTGATTTTGTACAGAATCTGCTGAATGAGGATCTTGTCTCTATCGTTAGCGGGCCATGA
- a CDS encoding ABC transporter ATP-binding protein: protein MQAIIYYVRQLQRLSGVKLYLNLLGMVISGLLESSAILLLVPMLGMAGIQLGGAAAGYHLPMLGFISELPQSTALLLVLGSYVLIVLCQNLIARFVAIRNVEIQQTYGRQLRYEVYSALLRAQWSFFLRKRTSDLINMMTTELARVLAGISGFLQFLTSLLFTLVQIAFAFWLSPKMTLAVLVCAALLSIFSRRFIRKAKRLGSRSTELGKTYLGGITDQLNGIKDIKSNNLEQSRLEWLHAFTGEVKQEQLDYTRLRSNSQLLYKLSSTLLIAVFIFVSFRFMQVQGPNLLLVILVFTRLWPTFSTLQSLLEQLASVVPSFKQLQSLQEECLAAVEHEPDQGGERVLPMTLEHGLEARNVDFRYHADEPQYSLQNVNVRIPARQMTAIVGRSGAGKSTLVDLLMGLMQPENGEILADGEPVTGERLLSYRRSIGYVAQDPFLYNATIRDNLMMIKPDAEEAELWEALEFASSADFVRKLQDGLDTLLGDRGVRLSGGERQRLVLARAIIRKPSILVLDEATSALDTENEQRIQEALERIKASVTVIVIAHRLSTIRGADQILVIDQGRVIQQGVYSGLASEKGGMFSRLLKGQEEAG from the coding sequence ATGCAAGCCATAATCTACTACGTCCGGCAGCTACAGCGGTTGTCGGGCGTGAAGCTGTATCTTAATCTGCTGGGCATGGTGATCAGCGGTCTGCTGGAGAGCTCTGCCATACTGCTGCTTGTTCCCATGCTTGGCATGGCCGGCATTCAGCTGGGCGGCGCGGCGGCGGGCTATCATCTTCCTATGCTCGGATTCATCAGTGAACTGCCGCAATCCACAGCGCTGCTGCTGGTGCTGGGCAGTTACGTTCTAATTGTGCTCTGTCAGAATCTGATTGCAAGGTTTGTAGCGATTCGCAATGTAGAAATTCAGCAGACCTATGGCAGGCAACTGCGATATGAGGTGTATAGCGCATTGCTGCGGGCACAGTGGTCTTTTTTTCTGAGAAAACGCACCTCTGATTTGATCAATATGATGACCACGGAGCTAGCCAGAGTTCTGGCGGGTATCAGCGGCTTCCTGCAGTTTCTCACTTCGCTGTTGTTCACCTTGGTGCAGATTGCCTTTGCCTTCTGGCTGTCCCCCAAGATGACACTGGCGGTGCTCGTCTGTGCGGCGCTGCTGTCCATCTTCTCCCGGCGGTTCATCCGTAAGGCGAAGAGGCTGGGCAGCCGCAGCACGGAGCTGGGCAAGACGTATCTGGGCGGTATCACCGATCAGCTGAACGGGATCAAGGATATCAAAAGCAATAATCTGGAGCAGTCCCGCCTCGAGTGGCTGCATGCCTTCACCGGCGAGGTCAAGCAGGAGCAGCTCGACTACACACGCCTGCGCTCTAACTCCCAGCTCCTGTATAAGCTGTCCTCCACGCTGCTGATTGCTGTATTTATCTTCGTCTCCTTCCGGTTCATGCAAGTGCAGGGGCCGAATCTGCTGCTGGTCATTCTCGTCTTCACCCGGCTGTGGCCGACTTTCTCGACGCTACAGTCGCTGCTGGAACAGCTGGCCTCAGTAGTGCCATCCTTCAAACAGCTGCAATCGCTGCAGGAAGAGTGTCTGGCTGCTGTTGAGCATGAGCCGGATCAAGGCGGAGAACGTGTGCTGCCTATGACGCTGGAGCACGGTCTGGAGGCCCGGAATGTCGATTTCCGTTATCATGCGGACGAGCCGCAATATTCGCTCCAGAACGTCAATGTGCGGATTCCCGCCAGGCAGATGACGGCGATTGTCGGACGCTCAGGCGCCGGCAAAAGCACGCTCGTCGATCTGCTCATGGGACTGATGCAGCCGGAGAACGGGGAGATTCTGGCGGACGGCGAGCCGGTCACAGGGGAACGGCTGCTGTCCTACCGGAGATCCATCGGGTATGTGGCGCAGGACCCGTTCCTGTACAACGCTACCATCCGGGATAATCTGATGATGATCAAGCCGGATGCGGAGGAAGCTGAGCTGTGGGAGGCGCTGGAGTTTGCTTCCTCGGCGGACTTTGTCCGCAAGCTGCAGGACGGATTGGATACACTGCTCGGAGACCGGGGCGTCCGTCTGTCAGGCGGGGAGCGGCAGCGTCTGGTACTGGCGCGCGCCATTATCCGCAAGCCGTCGATTCTGGTGCTTGATGAGGCGACCAGTGCGCTCGACACTGAGAACGAGCAGCGGATTCAAGAGGCGCTGGAGCGGATTAAGGCATCGGTGACCGTCATCGTCATTGCCCACCGCCTGTCTACAATCCGTGGAGCCGATCAGATTCTGGTCATTGACCAGGGCCGGGTCATCCAGCAGGGAGTCTATAGCGGTCTGGCTTCTGAGAAGGGCGGCATGTTCAGCCGGCTATTGAAGGGGCAGGAAGAGGCCGGGTAA
- a CDS encoding AMP-binding protein has product MEQHPEDKIAIKWLHENGSLEQITYGALMAQANRLAGGLAGLGLTQGDRVLVMVPRRIIAYAIYLACLKLGLAVIPSSEMLRAKDLSYRLRHSEARAVIVWSEATGEVNKISDDLPALDYRLSVSSGAAEPEEGWIDLEGLMEGQADSYPTVASRRDDIAILAYTSGTTGNPKAVVHTHGWGYAHLRITSSLWFDIRESDTVWATAAPGWQKWIWSPFLTVLGNGATGFVYNGAFHPERYLQLLQDEKIQVLCCTPTEYRLMAKTEGLTDYDLSNLRCAVSAGEPLNQEVIHTFLQHFNITIRDGYGQTESTLIIAALKDEPIRVGSMGKSIAPGIVEVIDEDGHPLPAGVVGDIAVHLSMPALFQNYYKDPERKANCSHGEYFVTGDRARKDEDGYFWFEGRGDDIIISSGYTIGPFEVEEALMKHTLVKECAVVASPDEIRGSVVKAFIVLRDGHAGTPELTKELQAHVKEQTAPYKYPRKIEYITDLPKTTSGKIRRIELREQEKRANL; this is encoded by the coding sequence ATGGAGCAGCATCCTGAAGACAAGATTGCAATTAAATGGTTACATGAAAACGGGAGCCTGGAGCAAATCACCTATGGTGCGCTCATGGCTCAGGCTAACCGTCTCGCCGGCGGACTGGCCGGTCTCGGACTTACGCAAGGCGACCGGGTCCTAGTCATGGTCCCCCGCCGCATCATCGCCTATGCGATATATCTGGCCTGCCTGAAGCTGGGACTGGCTGTTATTCCTTCGTCTGAAATGCTGCGGGCGAAGGATCTCTCATACCGGCTCCGCCACTCTGAAGCACGGGCCGTTATTGTCTGGTCTGAGGCTACCGGAGAAGTCAACAAAATCTCCGATGATCTTCCCGCACTGGACTACCGCTTGTCCGTCTCCAGCGGTGCGGCTGAGCCTGAAGAAGGCTGGATCGACCTGGAAGGTCTAATGGAAGGACAGGCTGATTCTTATCCTACGGTTGCCAGCCGCCGTGATGATATCGCCATTCTGGCCTATACCTCCGGAACCACCGGCAATCCCAAAGCAGTAGTTCACACGCATGGCTGGGGATATGCCCATCTGCGGATCACGTCCTCCCTCTGGTTCGATATCCGAGAGTCAGATACGGTCTGGGCTACAGCCGCACCGGGCTGGCAGAAGTGGATCTGGAGTCCGTTCCTGACGGTACTCGGCAACGGGGCCACCGGCTTCGTCTATAACGGAGCCTTCCATCCGGAGCGCTACCTGCAGCTGCTGCAAGATGAGAAAATCCAGGTATTATGCTGCACACCGACGGAATACCGCCTGATGGCGAAGACTGAAGGTCTGACAGACTACGATCTGTCCAATCTGCGCTGCGCTGTATCCGCCGGTGAACCGCTGAATCAGGAAGTGATTCATACCTTCCTGCAACACTTCAATATTACAATCCGTGACGGCTATGGACAAACAGAGAGCACACTCATCATCGCAGCGCTGAAGGATGAACCGATCCGGGTCGGCTCCATGGGCAAATCGATTGCCCCCGGCATTGTCGAGGTAATCGACGAGGACGGACATCCGCTGCCGGCCGGAGTGGTTGGTGATATCGCCGTACACCTGAGCATGCCTGCATTGTTCCAGAACTACTACAAAGATCCTGAGCGCAAAGCGAACTGCTCGCATGGGGAGTATTTTGTAACGGGCGACCGGGCACGCAAGGATGAGGACGGCTATTTCTGGTTTGAGGGGCGCGGCGATGACATCATCATCAGCTCGGGCTACACGATCGGGCCGTTCGAGGTCGAAGAGGCGCTGATGAAGCATACCCTCGTCAAAGAATGTGCAGTAGTCGCAAGCCCGGATGAGATCCGCGGGTCAGTCGTCAAGGCTTTTATCGTACTGAGGGACGGCCATGCCGGAACACCGGAGCTGACCAAAGAGCTGCAAGCCCATGTCAAGGAGCAGACTGCCCCCTACAAGTATCCGCGCAAAATCGAATACATTACGGATCTGCCGAAGACTACCTCCGGAAAAATCCGCAGAATCGAGCTGCGTGAGCAGGAGAAGCGCGCTAATCTGTAG
- a CDS encoding lasso peptide biosynthesis B2 protein → MMTLRRLRLLLVHDKALLALIPETLWRLMLVRIQLLFPFARTAPQLGVKSMETPEVSRTSDIRRIQQITKAIRVMSRYTPWKSTCMVRAVAALKMLEKRGIESTLYMGVARDKQGKMIAHAWLRSGAHYVSGDDAMQGFVVVEKFAKVLQAE, encoded by the coding sequence ATGATGACTCTCCGGCGGCTCCGTCTTCTGCTGGTGCATGACAAGGCGTTGCTTGCGCTGATTCCCGAGACGTTATGGCGGCTGATGCTGGTCCGCATCCAGCTGTTGTTCCCCTTTGCCAGGACCGCCCCGCAGCTGGGGGTGAAATCCATGGAGACTCCCGAAGTATCCAGAACTTCCGATATTCGCCGCATCCAGCAGATTACCAAGGCGATCCGGGTGATGAGCCGCTATACGCCCTGGAAAAGCACCTGTATGGTCCGGGCGGTAGCCGCCCTGAAGATGCTGGAGAAGCGGGGGATTGAGAGTACCCTCTATATGGGGGTGGCCCGCGATAAGCAGGGAAAAATGATTGCCCACGCCTGGTTGCGCAGCGGAGCCCATTATGTCTCGGGGGATGACGCTATGCAAGGCTTCGTGGTGGTGGAGAAGTTCGCGAAGGTGTTACAAGCCGAGTAA
- a CDS encoding WYL domain-containing protein, with amino-acid sequence MTEKVIRIFRIINAIQSNPGITAADLAFRCEVNIRTIYRDLEVISHFAPVTNEGRGTGYRFMGKFFLYPLDFSEQESLAFSLLPSVLNQDRIPPGFHSAYDKVMGTHQKEKSRQNGLLENIADIIQMGTPAYRKESRNFLQPLIGAILEQRSIRTVYHSQSSNVTTAREIDPYYLIPRDQRFYLIGYCHLKGAIRTFRISRFEQVEMTASTFDKGNFNIKQYLKNTWSINRGTRNVTFKVRFDPEVARYIKEEELFVQPRMSEEGDGTLLFEVTVNNEKEFIKWILQYGPNAEILEPVSARERLKERLEQWLDVYQQ; translated from the coding sequence ATGACAGAAAAAGTAATACGGATTTTCAGAATCATTAACGCCATTCAGTCGAACCCGGGGATTACCGCAGCAGACTTGGCCTTTAGGTGCGAGGTGAATATTAGAACGATCTACAGGGATCTTGAGGTGATCAGCCACTTTGCACCGGTTACGAATGAAGGAAGAGGTACGGGCTACCGGTTCATGGGGAAATTCTTTTTGTATCCGCTGGATTTCTCGGAGCAGGAGTCGCTGGCGTTCTCTTTGCTGCCTTCGGTGCTGAACCAGGATAGAATTCCACCGGGGTTTCATTCTGCGTATGACAAGGTGATGGGTACTCATCAGAAGGAGAAATCGCGGCAAAATGGCCTGCTGGAGAATATCGCGGATATTATTCAAATGGGCACCCCGGCCTACCGCAAGGAGAGCAGGAACTTCCTGCAGCCGCTTATTGGAGCAATCCTGGAGCAGCGCAGTATCCGTACGGTATACCACTCGCAATCAAGCAATGTCACTACGGCGCGGGAGATTGACCCGTATTACCTGATCCCGCGGGATCAGCGCTTTTATCTCATTGGCTATTGCCATCTGAAAGGCGCAATCCGCACGTTCCGGATCAGCCGGTTTGAGCAGGTGGAGATGACGGCGTCCACTTTTGATAAAGGGAATTTCAATATTAAGCAGTATCTGAAAAATACTTGGTCGATCAACCGGGGGACCCGGAATGTCACGTTCAAGGTACGGTTCGATCCGGAGGTGGCACGTTACATTAAGGAAGAGGAGCTGTTCGTACAGCCGCGGATGAGCGAAGAAGGCGATGGAACGCTGCTCTTTGAAGTCACGGTTAATAATGAGAAGGAGTTCATCAAGTGGATTCTACAGTATGGCCCGAATGCGGAGATTCTGGAGCCGGTGTCGGCCAGGGAGCGCTTGAAGGAGCGGCTGGAGCAGTGGCTGGATGTGTATCAGCAGTAG
- a CDS encoding paeninodin family lasso peptide, with protein MKKEYSKPALEVLDVKMTMAGPGVSIADAFQADPDEIVSHS; from the coding sequence ATGAAAAAGGAATACAGCAAGCCTGCATTGGAAGTGTTGGATGTGAAAATGACTATGGCTGGCCCGGGGGTATCCATTGCCGATGCGTTCCAAGCCGATCCAGATGAAATCGTTAGTCACTCCTAG
- a CDS encoding NADP-dependent oxidoreductase produces the protein MKAIAIHMNGPHGDLTEIELPLPVPGEHEVLIKMYSTSVTPADCRILEEARITSGERPAASPFTPGVVVAGIVAGTGAGVSRFKAGDEVFGLKTVAESGGYAEYTLAKEDELALKPPGLSFTAAGVLPAAGLAAWQALAAAKVASRDRVLVQDGTGGTGSFAVQLAKLRGATVITTVSGDDELDVAWGLGADQAINSSVQDCAAILGQSIDVVIDTAGGSVLSRSCAVLAPGGRLISTAEQPDPALAAQQGVTSAYLTPVADPYQLSELARLTAGRKLQPLIGGVFPLSEEGLRTAHALSVSGRARGVIAITIKK, from the coding sequence ATGAAGGCCATTGCTATACATATGAACGGACCGCACGGCGATCTAACGGAGATAGAGCTTCCCCTGCCTGTTCCGGGTGAGCATGAGGTGCTGATTAAGATGTATTCGACCTCGGTGACTCCGGCAGATTGCAGGATACTCGAAGAAGCACGGATTACCAGCGGGGAACGCCCTGCTGCCAGTCCGTTCACTCCAGGCGTGGTTGTAGCCGGAATCGTTGCGGGCACCGGCGCAGGGGTGAGCCGCTTCAAGGCTGGCGACGAGGTATTCGGCCTGAAGACTGTAGCCGAGAGCGGAGGTTACGCGGAATATACTTTGGCTAAGGAGGATGAGCTTGCACTTAAGCCCCCGGGGTTATCCTTCACAGCAGCCGGGGTGTTACCCGCTGCCGGGCTTGCGGCCTGGCAGGCGTTGGCTGCCGCTAAGGTCGCAAGCCGGGACCGCGTGCTGGTGCAGGACGGTACTGGCGGAACCGGCAGCTTCGCAGTACAGCTGGCCAAGCTCAGGGGTGCTACGGTGATTACTACTGTCAGCGGTGATGATGAGCTGGATGTTGCCTGGGGCCTCGGGGCCGATCAGGCGATTAACAGCAGCGTGCAGGATTGTGCCGCGATTCTGGGACAGAGCATCGATGTGGTGATTGATACCGCAGGAGGCAGTGTGCTAAGCAGAAGCTGCGCGGTACTGGCTCCGGGCGGAAGGCTGATCTCCACTGCTGAACAGCCTGATCCTGCCTTGGCAGCACAGCAAGGAGTTACATCAGCTTATCTGACTCCCGTTGCCGATCCCTACCAGCTGAGCGAGCTGGCCCGGCTGACGGCCGGGCGGAAGCTGCAGCCGCTGATCGGCGGTGTTTTTCCGCTGAGTGAAGAAGGGCTGCGTACTGCACATGCACTTAGCGTAAGCGGAAGGGCGCGGGGTGTTATTGCTATTACGATTAAAAAGTAG